Genomic segment of Gouania willdenowi chromosome 17, fGouWil2.1, whole genome shotgun sequence:
tgtttatttacaatttacatCACACAAGAGAAGACATTTTTACAAAGCGACACTCAAATACGACATCCGTGacgtcattgtttttaaatacattttatttctcaatttaTAAAAAATAGTCTCTCTGGCAAGAAAAAGAACAGCACAATTAGTTATTTTAAACcatttcataaaaacaacacacaaatttaaagaaaaaaataattaattgagCACACGTGTCACAAAGTAACAGAAATACCGCAAAAgaagctacaaaaaaaaaaaaaacaaaaaaaaaaaacaatgacaatttCACTGATGtggttttttatgtatttgttttgtattaactgtcgggtaacactttacttgaaggtTTATACATAAAGTCTAACATTACACCTGTCATTAGtgtgaataaggtgtcatgaaggctgtcattcagtgttgtttgttaccctaaccctgaaccctaaccctagccccactagatccctccacctaacccaaaacatgccaacatagctccaaaggtgtcataatttagtgaataCTTAACACTgaacttaatgacagccttcattacACCTTaagctaatgacagataatggcagcgtaatatcagccttatgtataaaatttcaagtaaagtgttaccaactgttgctctgtaacattaTGCAGAAACCACAGATTaattttaataatgataatgtcaGTAAAATTATTCTCTGCATTATCATTCATTTTTGAGGTGCCAAGGAAGCACGTTTGAAAGTTGGCGGACTTACTAAGGGAGCATTAATGGTGGTGGTCATTTGGATATGTTTAGCTGGATTCAAACCAGTCCTCCAGCTCGCTCTTCTGACTACTGATAATACTATTATATCTAATATTCctgaaaattacattattgaaAAAGCACACCTGTTTACCAAAAATATcatctcactctctctctctctgtgtgtgtgtgtgtgtgtgtgtgtgtgtgtgtgtgtgtgtgtgtgtgtgtgtgtgtgtgtgtgtgtgtgtgtgtgtgtgtgtgtgtgtgtgtgtgtgtgttctgttccTATGGTTCTTCAGTATTTGAGCTGTTCCTAACACTGACTGCACACATGTTGTTCGTGGAATCTGTTGGAATCACTTTCTCAGTTTGGGAGGCACTACTATTACCACAGGGACCACGTGGGCTTTGACCTTTGACATCTGCTCCAGTTGTTCTTGGGGCCTCTACTTTCTCATGGTCCTTCTTCCTGATGTTGCAGCCTGCTGGTATCTCCACATCTATGAGcactgccctctgctggtgttGGTCAACCACCACTATGCCCCAGCCAGCAGCTCTTTGTAAGTCTGGGAGAGGAAGTACCTCAGGATCTTAACCCTcttgttctcaacctttggtGGTGTTTACCATCAGGATTTGCGAGCTTCCAGTCCATCCTGGCTTCAGAGATGTTCCTGTAAACTATTCCAGCTACCTGGTTGTGCTTCTCTTTCCCCCCCCATCACCAGCCTTCCCTAAGGAAtggtaagaaacacttttttaaagacaGAATATAAAAACAGAGGGGAGAGTTAGACCTAGGAGAGGggaaagggaacagggaagaaggattcagggtaggaaaatgaaagaagtggggaagagtcgactgttttaaggtgagagtggaatgtgatgttataattgtgcatattgtgctcaATGTGTTGTGTAAACACTTACGCCAGGCTattgacaagtgtggagaaattgaagcgggtgacacagcacccaagtacaatggtggtggctgtgaacagagggaaggagtgagtggttatacctaaaactggtatttgggatcaacgtgtctaaggttaagcccactATGAGTTCATCCTACAGCcaaaggcatgccagtgcatccatgaccaatgtttgtaCAAGAACCACTTCTGTGAACCCAGGTGCCGCCCCGGGCTCAAAGATACAGCCAGGTTGGCAGCAGCAACCAGAGCTACGGAGACCTGAGCAACTTAGCATTTAGAGCATCTTCTTGATGTATTCCCGGAGTTTgaatgtttcatcctggatagtggctctgaTGCCAACTAGTCCTCGACTTCACCCTTTCAGTTTAGTGGATATAGCTTCAGGATGCTGGActtggggtggaaccctccatGCATGTTTAGGAGCTTTTGCTTGTCTTGACAATTGTGGCTTTAACCTCCTCCTTTGTCCAGCTTATGATTCCAGCTGGGTATCTGATGACCAGTACACGTTGGTGGCTAGGACTTTGTTTTGACTGTTCAGCTGACTTCTCAGAACGTGCTTTACTTGCTGTAGGTACTTGGTTGTTAGTGACTTCCTTACCCATGGGATCCCTTGGATCTAGAATGCCATCCAGATGTCCTTGTTGTATATCCTGGTGATGTGGATCAGTGAGTCGATGTCATACgctttaaaggtattgtggaggatgttattttggcttcaaattccgggtggatcatcaagactattggttgtcctaattgtcaatcattctggtgatatgtttacgtaaggcAGTCGTACGTGCTTGTCCGTAACTAGTTTTTGCTTGCTGCCCATGTGCACTTTTCAGTTACGGGTGGcgaaaaaagtgcaaatcttcttttggaaatcaagcttgtatgagcgatgccaacaacaacttgtaaacagagctatacaccaggaaaactgggctcgtgcaccCTCACTTGCTCACGTTTAATAGTCATTCCCTCTTGGCAGCAGGtgtgcatgtgcattttttaaaaaaaaagagtggagAGGgagtttcttttctaaactttgggaaaatcctcctctatacTTTTAATGTTATCCCATTAGAGCAAATATTTGACtgattgttgatgatttgaCTGCACTGACACTGTTTGGGAAAATGGCTTTAAAACTGAGGGAGTTCTTCTGTGGAAACTGTGTGTGGTTCTAATTTGATCACCAACAGACTGTAAGTTATTCTGAGCATTGTCAGCCACAGCTTTACATGACACTGTATATTTAGTccgctagtgtgtgtgtgcgtgtgagtatGGGTGTGTTAGTCATGTCTATATCTATGTTTCGCACCGAAATGGTTTATGCTTTTCTTGTAATCTTAATAAAGCCTTCAGCTGGTTAAATAAAGCATATTAATATCTTGGAAGCGTGTCCAAAATATCTGTAAATATGaatttaataatataataagtaAAATATTTAAACCTGTACAATAgaatttattaaatacaatatgctaaatgtaaatcaatcataatgaaaacagaaaatattaaatatgtttgaattttatttttgtatactgGAAATACAAAGTgtgtaaaaacacattatttcatttgttttcaacaAAAAGTCTAGTCAAAGGGAAAATGTGTCTAatttgaaatacaaataaaaaatgatgacaGTGTCAAACATGAGTCAGGTAGAAAACCAAAGTTGAttgaaaataagaaataataaaataaaataaactaagctCAGTCCCAGGCTATGCTTTTCACTGACACATGAACAGTACACTAACACTTCACACACGAGCTTTTACCTACAAACAGGTGACGTTGATCATCAGTGACAACAAAGGCACGAGAGCGCCACCCAGTGTCAGCTTTATGCCACAGCTGCCTTAAATCACCACTGATTATCACTCAGTGCAGTGAAGGTTGTTGCAGcaggaataaaaaataaaacaaatatttctgAGTGAATACGAGTTAAATAAACATGGAGTATCTGTTTCAAGCTGCAGAGCGTAGGATAGCTTCAACAACCtccacctgaaaaaaaaaatcagtcaaacAAATTCACTTATTAGACGTTTCTGTTCGCAACCATCCAATAATCCAtctattttataataataataataataataataataataataattagacgAAGACTAAAAACAATTGAATATAAACTCTAAAGGATAAAGTAGTGTTTAATGTATgtactttacatgattaaaagaagaaaaaagcaacacaaaacatttaacagtttgaaaaccaataagaacattaaaatcagcagtaaaaacattaaatcaacaataaaataatttcagtgatacgcagtagagaaaaaaagtgcctttaacttggatttaaaaatgttcacattggatgctgacttcagctctgctggcagtttgttccacttctttgcagcataacaactaaacacagcatcaccatgtttactatgaactctgggctccactatctgacctgtgtacatagatctgagagacctgctgggttcatatctgacaccagaggtaaaagtaactgattacaaacactcacgttactgtaattgcttttatgggtacttttgagtatatttctaaatcagtaattttacttgtgcttaagtatgtttaaaagaagtaatttgttacatttctacacccaactgttactgagtaaattattggaAAAATTGCTACTTTAAACCATAGTACTGTACTGACCTCAAGTCAGcgcattgaacataatccatatgttctttaGTCATGctatttctgatcaaagccactttcttacgttcaggttggggtttttacctattatgttgttaccctcATGGAACACTTGGCACGGCACTGTTTAGCTATGTTTTTTGACACTGCTTTGAGCTGTTTGttctttaatcattttgtgtgtttttgagacgttttttgtgtttttttgtcattttctgtggttttagaatccttttgtatgtttttgagatgcgttgtggttttttttttgttgttttgtgaagttttgtagttgtttttaagaatagaaatgtatgttttttaaagggGGTGTGTTACAAAACGAGATTACCTCTTATtgtgctaacttccaggatttaatcagtgtgtgctggactatgaagcccgctaacatcttacggagctaaatcaccatggaaacttatgctgaacgactGGCCTGCTTGCAAGTAGGTTTTGCTCTTGCTAGGATTTTAGCGAGCGATAAAgtcccacctcctgaccaatcagttcttttagaaagcgagctgtccaataaaaggtgatgtgtgaacacgtcactgtgtggatctgatctgacagctgtaacatcagatccacacagcatcaatgcaatcctttcatttaccgatgacatcctttcggaaagatatagatttatatctgatggactgatctacaatcagctgatgaagcctgtgtctcgatTGTATGCGTGAACGGGCagtcataattaattaattaattaattaattaataaatgactttactcGTTCATGCATACGGATTGAGACAAGGGCTTCGTCAGCTGACTCTGTGAAAGCGTAAAAGCAtcacattatttatgatattaatggGATATGGGGATAtcccatccaatggattaatatgatGAATAATCTGACGCTTTTATGCattgtcagcagcttcctgccggtgttctttcattcctgccttttgtgtaacaacagtgttgtttttggtctgaattatggattttaattattcatcattttaaactaaacaCCTAACAGGTCGGGATCAAGTTATGaaatggatcagatctgagggagtataaaagctccgcctccttgtgtgttttattttgaattgaattcactggtgttattttatttgaaaaataattgtacattttgaccatccttttattttatacagatgcctttgtggaaaataaaaaagttttttacataagatgtttactgtatacaagatttattaccaaaaataaacatgtgggTGAAAGTAAttcgtaacttttacttttagtacTATTCACCTACATTTGACTCGTATTTGAGTATTATATGTATAACTTACTTTTACTAGAGTACATAATCAATCAAGTaagagtacttctacttgagcagatatatcagtactctttacatctctgcatctcactgatgtattctggacccaAACACATTCACAGATTCATAGCAGCAGGagtttaaagtctattctgaggctgactgggagtaAAGATTTTACAACTGGCGTAATGTGCTCTGAGTCTGACCTTAGTCATTAGTGGAGCCGTGTGTCCTCACCTGGCTGCTGTCGCCCTGTCTGAGGTTGCTCAGCAGGTAAACGGTCACCTGTCCACTCTGATCTCCCACCAGTACACAGTCTGTCTGGCTGCAGAAGAGCAGTGAGCTCATGCCCACACCGGGAACTGCAGGCTGCACAACTACAGGGTCCAGACTGAAAACaaacagcaagaaggtcctgagTTCAAGCCTTGGGGGGCtttcagtgtggagtttgcatgttctccccagcgtgggtttcctccaagcactccggcttcctcccacaatccaaaaacatgactgtaaggaaataggagtgaatgtgagtttgagtggttgtttgtgtctgtgttaccctgcaatggactggcgccctgtccagggtgtacccccacctagcgcccagtgtgagATGGAGATAGACACCGGAAGGTGTTTTGTGCCACCAGTGACTTGCACCCACAATCTCTGCACTGAGAGGAGGCAATGCTCACCAGTGGGCCAGAGTGAACCCCGATAACATGGTACCTTTTAACTTacttcagttttgttttttgctttgttcGTTAATCGTTTGAAATTATAATtctttaattcaattgtaattttgaattagaattttttttttcatttgtttacttcattttccctttatttattttttttcattttaaacaacaaaacgcTAAACCTTATCTTTATAAACATGCTGCAGGATGACAAAACTTGGCAACTCTAACATTAATCTcaaatttttaaattacttttggCAACACTTGCCCTGAATTTTtaaacataaggctgacattatgctgtcattattatgacatgacacctgtcattagcatgaataagttgTCATCATTGGCTGTCATTatgtgtcgtttgttaccctaactccAGCCCACCTAACCCCATTAGAtctctccacctaacccaaaatgccaacatagctccaaaagtgttataatttagcgaatgacacctaatgacagccttcacgacaccttattcatgctaacgacagataatgacagagtaatgtcagccttatgtataaaacttcaagtaaagtgtgaccCTACTTTTTACTTTCTGTTACAGCTGACTTTAAAATGAATGCACTTTTATTTGTGACATCAAACATTTTCATTCAGGAAGTTAAACATCCCTGTCTGTCAACAGTTCAACCCAAAGTACGTCATTTTATTATGCAATCATTTATTGTGCATATTCTTTGTGATTGAATTAGATATGTAACagcaccatccatccatctgctTTCTCCTTTTCAGGGTTGAGGGGGTCTGTTGGTGCCTGGACAGGATGCCAGTCCATGCAACACACACGGACaatctagagactccaatcaaactaacagtcatgtttttggattgttggAGTAAATCATTAAAATTCACAGACTTCTGAACCAGAGCTGTATCCGTCTAGGATCAGCCCATGATGCAGGCACATGAAAACTCTCTCCTTACATGTTGGAGTTCAGGTCCCAGATCTCCAGCTGTGCTTCTCTGACAGCTGCGAACACGGACGCACAGCTCGGGGACCACCCGAGGTCGCAGACGGCTCTCAGGGAGGAGCCGAAGCTCATCAGGGCGTCGGGCTGGTCCTGCTTCCACAGTTTGATGCTCCCGTCAGACGAAGAACTCAGGAACAGATCAGGAACCAGAGTGTTCCATGCGACACAGGTAACAGGACACTGGGAGGACAAGAAACAtgtcatgtaataataaaatgaaaaataataaaactgacCAAAAAAAGAACACTTGggattagttttattttgaaagcgtatttttgtctttagttattccctttttttttgacaaaaatctAATTTACTAATAGTTTTATTCACCCTGCCATTGTTGGAATTCTGTCACAGTCAAATTTTAGGTGGGTGAGAAAGTGTATTGTTAAACTATGAAAATGAAATTAACACTGGTATTTGTACTTCACAGGACAGATAATTTTGTTAGAACAGCTTTTACTGTGAAGGACTCACTAAGTGCTTCCTGTACGTCTCCAAAAACTGCTGAGTGTTGGAACAGGAACACTTGTGAATGAGACCCTCCACTGTCCCAGTCAGATACACGCTGTGATCCTGCAGGAGGGAAACCAGTGACACACTTTACCATGAACAGGTCAGAAGAAAACAAGCACATGACCAAGAACCGTTATTATGAGTCATTTCATCATGAGTCAAACATCTGCACACTAAActgtgaggatgatgatgtAGTTCAGAGGTCAGAAACCTCCGGCTCTTGAGCCACATACAGCTCTTTAATCCTTCTGCCAAGGCTTCTAAATTTAGGGATTCTAAGTCGATTCTAGAGCAGAGTTTTTCAATCACTGGCCCGCGGCACACTTGTGTGCCGTGAAAGAGCGTctggtgtgccgtgggaaatgATTAAATTTTgttctaaaaaacatttttgattcaTTATTGTCTGCAAATTTGCCATTGTGCTGCCGTGAGCCCCTCCCCATCCCAAAGCGCACAGAcaataatgatatatatatacattatatcaaaatgatataaaattacataatatgaaaaatacatcatataaaaaaaaactacaattgaactttatgttaaatattattattattttttttaaacttacttCTATCCCTCCTGCGGCATGTATCAAGTACTGTATGTAAAATATGAAGGatgatcaaatattttttttttttttgtatttaagacactttgataagaataaCTACAGATTGTAAATTGCACTTTGTAAGTGGAAAAAGAAATGTGAAAGATCAAccatttttctttgtgtttatttgattcctatttaGCACACTTTGATCAGAAGAATGaatgtatattgttaatataggctacaaagtTGACattacttttttacatttttggttggtggtgcaccttgggattttttttaatgaaaaaagcaCTGTTCTAGAGTAATGTAAACTCTTGCTGGTTCATACTGGGTTTGTTCTTATGTCCCACCCCTGACTACAGTATGTGATGGAGATTTATGAAACACCCACCGTGGGGTGGAAGTCGAAGCAGCAGCCTGCAGTCTGCACAGCCAACACGTTCTCTGTCTTTTTCTCCACACTGTGCGACCTTTTCAGTCTCATCAGGTCTGTGACGAGACGAGAGCCGGACTTCATTAATGTGGATGAAAGTAAAACTCTCAAACACACTGGTTATTTTTCCACTGTCAGatggttttttttactaaaagcaacaatgacaataaataaaatctcaGAACTGAAGAGTGGATGGCAGCAAAACCCCACCAATGGTCCGAAAGTggtgtatttaatgtgtttctTCATTTATActgattatttaaatgtttcccAACCGATCCAATAACTTTCATagctttttggggatttgcAGTGACcattttatattccttccaaaaaCTCTCATGTTGTGTATCTTTCCAGGTGAAGGATAAGGAAACTTGAAGATGAGTCTTTGTGTTCCACAAACTGTGGAAAGTGTGTGTTTACCGATGTTAAAGTGATTCCTAGGATGTTAAGCTGAGGTCAGTACCTATGGACTCGATGCTGTTGTTGTGAACAAACCACTGTCTGATCCATCCGTCGGCTCCCACAGAGAACAGACTTTCTGACTTCTCCTCACTGAGGCTCAGCTCCTGTTCACTCCATCTCAGCTGCCACACAGGACCCACGTGTGTGTTTGAACTgtccctgcacacacacacacacacacacacacaggatccACGTGTGTGTTAGAACTGTCCctgcagatacacacacacacacacacacacaggccccctcacctgctgctgatgctgcaaTCCTCCTGGCTCTGCAGGGTGTGGATGGTGATATTTCCATCCTTCATTCCCACAGCGAGCTGACTGAGAGCTGAGAAATCCACAGACGTCACTGCACTGTCACAGGGAAGAATCCTCTGAGGCCACTGacgaatcacacacacacacacacacttagagaCAACACACACTGAACAGTGAACCCGGTGCCACACTACCACAGTCGTATACCCTGGGGTTCTTCAGGGACCAGCAGCACACCAGACCTGCAGACTGGTTTGTGGAGCTTCCCTCACTGTAGCCTACAGCCAGGATGTCCTGACAGATAAAGGAAGACATACATTATCATGGGatcctctttttttaatttatttttttttattatcacacCATGACTCACATCTATTATAAAAAGGCGACCTATGAATCAGCCTGAAGAGATTTACTATCAGCCAATATTTGGAGTTAGAATTGGAATTAAAAGCCAATAACTTATTACGAAGTATGCTTTTTAAATCTTCAAACAGGGATAGGTttgttctaaaaaaataaaataaaaaataaaaaactatgtatttctgttctacAAGGGAACTGTTTTCAttgctttaaagagtaactaaaccccaaaactactttctactttttttctgctgaatacaaatgtatttgtgtatgaagTAAAGCTGTTGATTTGATCCTAGTccactctcaacattttagtcatagtatttcaatttggcaaattgagttgtaaaatgtcagtgactgccctctatgggttgaaaccaggatattacaattgatttttgctattggctgagaacaagatcatgtgacattttgggaccatcttgcatcacaaacaagcactgtttgccccgccccttttataaaaactaccaCTTGTgagctctacaatctgtggtgagtaggttggattgagagaagagtgaatagagaggtatactGAGTGTTGaatagctagttaacatagcatagattgttcattggagattttatagtatagactgggcgtgtcttaactgctccgtGAGCCACACCCATAATCacggcattttttgaatttccctcctagctacaggtcaggagaaagcaggggtttagttactctttaaatattttttcatctttatcTGAATATTTGAAGCATTATCTTGTCTGCATTGTTGCAGCGTGGGTGTTCTGTGTTACCGGGTTGTTCTTGTTCCAGGCCATGCTACTGACGCTCCATCCTTCACTGGGGCCACACGTAAACACCCACAGGCATTCCAGGGTTGGAGATATGCTGCTCCGCTCCTCAGCCTCTCTATGACTCAGCATCTCCTGGTTCACTATCTCTGACACGTCACTCCAACCTTAAGAAGAGTAATGTGTCATTAGTCCTTCTCCATCCTGTGTGAATGGTCAATAATTACCTTTGAGCACCGGCAGCTGTCTGTATGCAGCGAGGCGAGGTTGGAAGCTGTTGAGTAGGAcgcacttctccatcacatcaAGACTAAGCAGGAACTTGTCTGAGAGCATGATGGACTGTAGGTCTGAGTCGGTGCTCACCACGGCCCCAGAGGCCTCCAGCTCTTTCAGAGAACTGGCTGCACTGACTGCAGACATACAGGAATACCTTCACTCATCGTATCCGTGTCACTTTACAGACACTGTCAGGTGAGTGGTGCTGAGTGTGTTCTGTACCTGAGCTGGCAGTGCTTCCCAGAGAAATGCTCCCGTCTGCACATTTACTGGAGGTAAGTGAAGCCTGTGGATGCTCTGTCCTCTTAGGCTCAGCGCTGACCTCAGCTTTCTCCTCCCCCACTCCGCACACAAAGTCGTACATGTCCCAGGGAGTGACTGACACCGCTGAGGGGGCAGAAGAAAGAGCTCAATATAAATGATAAGTAATTACAGAACTTTCtcctggtcagactgccctaagcaggccagataccatcataCTCTGATAGCActcaccaaggtctctgcctgagCAGGTTCTGCTATGTTATGACTactgctatcagcaacatacataaccCTGAGAGCACTAAACAGCAGCAGACTCGAGACACATGCTGAAAGCCTGTTTACTTCCCatcccagaccggtctgttcaccAGAACCATTTTACCAAATAAAagctgtgtccgcatctgaccagcaaccctaaagcttgactccgtctcattcaaGCAAACCGCCACAACAATAAACTTGTCCTAAATTACGCTCTTCGACCTGCGGCACATCTCACTGAAATCAGCCCCTCCCCTAGCACATCCTTCCAACTCCATCCTATCACTGAGATTTTCTTACACATTTAACCAGTTGCCATGTCCTTAAAACAATTAGGTACATCCTCATGCTCACTGATTGACATTATAGAGAGTGATGAACATTGCAGTGAGACCTCAGCACGCAAAGAAGAGAAaacaaagatatatatatatatatatataacaacaacaacaacaaaagcaaacgAGACCAAAACTACCTAAAAACAAAGAGACTCTATGAACTAATAGATACAAAATGTTAAACAAATGACACAATAAGACAAACATTTGAGCATTGCGTTAGTTCAGGCATTCGCGGTAGTCAAGCTAGCCCAACCACTTCAGCTGTCAGTAGCTGTTAACAGCATCTATTCCCCTTCAGTTAATCAaacagctgatcatgttctatgcTACCCATTGGTTAGAGATAGTCTCAGCGCTGCatttaaaaacagcaacacGTCTACTTCTGCACGCTTTGTCTGCAAACGCCTCGCAAACCCACCCCCACCCAAGCTCCTGCTCTTTTGTCTAAACAATGTCTCCTGTTGCCATCTGacatctgtgcttctgttccaggggggtcctgctgaccgctctctctgcttatgcctctccgtgtagctcatggaagagcAAGGGGCAGCTCTCTTCgcttcaggctttccacacagctGTTGGAAGGGCAGAGAGGTtccagaacagagccttactGTCAAATCTAACCTGCat
This window contains:
- the dnai4 gene encoding dynein axonemal intermediate chain 4 — translated: MMPVSQDKQRRRTLLLKSVQHCSRTSSSVRSFVLTGAHTHRAPHKSSVHTQKQTVRVFDEENNDVTPQPLSQDAGVTQAESSRFLQDELSAGSVSLQTAGSGSFTGMPCSSSFLGSSRISSQSTLGSMNEEIEDAFSKLELHTHIPDVRGMKSTGKEAVTEDQLSEIINVCITETESFSLLDLPSTIMSVDADDAEVIRQRNQRYMESSKNRAGDDRFINRWMQTLNGAVKNKQVQSTSVCTADTAVSVTPWDMYDFVCGVGEEKAEVSAEPKRTEHPQASLTSSKCADGSISLGSTASSVSAASSLKELEASGAVVSTDSDLQSIMLSDKFLLSLDVMEKCVLLNSFQPRLAAYRQLPVLKGWSDVSEIVNQEMLSHREAEERSSISPTLECLWVFTCGPSEGWSVSSMAWNKNNPDILAVGYSEGSSTNQSAGLVCCWSLKNPRWPQRILPCDSAVTSVDFSALSQLAVGMKDGNITIHTLQSQEDCSISSRDSSNTHVGPVWQLRWSEQELSLSEEKSESLFSVGADGWIRQWFVHNNSIESIDLMRLKRSHSVEKKTENVLAVQTAGCCFDFHPTDHSVYLTGTVEGLIHKCSCSNTQQFLETYRKHLCPVTCVAWNTLVPDLFLSSSSDGSIKLWKQDQPDALMSFGSSLRAVCDLGWSPSCASVFAAVREAQLEIWDLNSNILDPVVVQPAVPGVGMSSLLFCSQTDCVLVGDQSGQVTVYLLSNLRQGDSSQVEVVEAILRSAA